The DNA region TTCCAGAAATACCTGATCCAGCAACCCGGAACCTAATGTTACGCTTGTCTCGGGTCAGCCCCAAAACGATCTTTGCGGTGCATGTCAGGCACTAGCGCTGTGAATTCGTGCTGCTCTCACACATACCTTGACCGACAACATGATTTCACTGAGAGAACAACCACTTACCTGGCAATCCTCAAAGCCAAGAAGTCGGACCGATGGACGAAAAGGCTACAAAAGTACAATCGTTGATAAGGCTGTGCCGCAGTCGTGTCTCGGTGCGTTCCCCACATCTGAGACGGGAACGGAGATCACAACATTCTCCCGTAGGTCAGTCCAATGTGTGTCGCCCGGAACCTCCGCCGGCTGCACCGGACCTGCCTTAGTCTCAGCCATGCAAAGTACTGACATTGGCGCAGAGGTGATTGCCTCACAAATGGCTGGTTTAAGGCCATCATCTCTGTACTATATGTACGTTCTCCTGGCTGCCATCAAAGTCCCCGCAGTTGATCTCCATCGTCTCATCAGCAACCCACGGAAAGCTTAGCATCGACTTACAACCTTTCGTCTTGCGGCTAACAGATAATACCAACATCATGGGCTTTGAGCAAGTGATCAAGGCTCTCAGGAACAGCCTTCCCGCCTCAAACCTCTTctttgagggggagagggagtatGAGGCGCTCAACGGGTCGTACCTCTCCGCCATGGAGAGCGATATCAGACCCGCCGCTATTTTCCGACCCGAAAGCAGGAAACAGGTTGCCAAGTTCGTCAAGATTATGAGGCCGTTTGCCCTTGGCGAGCATGGCGAAGAGGCCACGGTCCGATTTGCCATCCGCAGCGGCGGACAGCAACCACTCCCAGGTGTCGCCAACATTGAGGGCGGCATTACACTGGACCTTGGTCTCCTTAATTCAGTTGAGCTCCAGAAGAACGGGAAACAAACAGTTGTTTCAGTTGGCGCAGGTGCTCGATGGGGCGCGGTCTACGACAAGCTGGACGGCACAGGACTGGGTGTCACGGGTGTTCGTTCTGCctctggtggtgttggtggattGTCTTTGACTGGTATGTCGCGCCCTTTGCGAAATCTCTGATCAAAGCTCTAACACGGGTATAGGCGGTGTCtcgttcttctcctcccgcgAAGGGTTTGTCTGCGACAATGTTCTCAACTACGAGGTTGTCCTCGCCTCAGGAGAGATTGTCAATGCCAACGAGCATGAGAACAGCGACTTGTGGATTTCCCTCCGCGGAGGTGGCAACAATTTTGGGGTTGTCACACGTTTCGATTTCAGGACATTCCCTCAGCCCGGGAAATTTTGGGGCGGCAGTGTTTTCTATTTCCTCTCTAGCTGGCCATATCACGTCGGTGCCCTCCTGTCAGAGCTCCGGAAAAAGGATGCCGCCGACCCAAACGCCCACGTTCAGTTAAGCATCGGTTACTCTTCCCAGTTTGCTCAGTTTGCCTGCCAGAGCCAGCTGTCTTACACTGGAGCGGACGCCACCGAGAGCATGCCTGAGGTGCTCAAACCGTGGGCAGATAGGCACCCTCAAATCGAGCAGTTGAACTCGGTCAGGTTGTTGACGCTCAGAGAGGCGGTGTCAGAGCAGCCAGCAGAATCAAAAGGCAACGTTCGGTACGTCATCATACCTCTCACTCGCCCGAGACCACAGACTAACTCTGCCGTTAGATGCGCCTACATGAACGTAACAGTCAAGGCCGACGCGCCCACGCTCTTTGAGGCGACTGAAATCTTCACCAACTCCCTTGAGAGCGTCAAGGCATGCTCCGGACTCATGTCTTCTCTCACATTCCAGCCCTACTCGGTCAATACTCTCCGGCAAACAGTCCGCCACGGCGGTAATTCACTCGGTCTCGACCCCTCAGACGGACCGCTTATCAACATCATGGTATC from Podospora pseudocomata strain CBS 415.72m chromosome 3, whole genome shotgun sequence includes:
- a CDS encoding hypothetical protein (CAZy:AA7; COG:C; EggNog:ENOG503NWXH); the protein is MGFEQVIKALRNSLPASNLFFEGEREYEALNGSYLSAMESDIRPAAIFRPESRKQVAKFVKIMRPFALGEHGEEATVRFAIRSGGQQPLPGVANIEGGITLDLGLLNSVELQKNGKQTVVSVGAGARWGAVYDKLDGTGLGVTGVRSASGGVGGLSLTGGVSFFSSREGFVCDNVLNYEVVLASGEIVNANEHENSDLWISLRGGGNNFGVVTRFDFRTFPQPGKFWGGSVFYFLSSWPYHVGALLSELRKKDAADPNAHVQLSIGYSSQFAQFACQSQLSYTGADATESMPEVLKPWADRHPQIEQLNSVRLLTLREAVSEQPAESKGNVRCAYMNVTVKADAPTLFEATEIFTNSLESVKACSGLMSSLTFQPYSVNTLRQTVRHGGNSLGLDPSDGPLINIMVSTYWNKKSDDAAILKYMSNATSYMRREAQRRNKLVPFVSMNHAWTHQDVIECYGEENKRALQETSIKYDPEGLFQRGVPGGFKLFNRK